In Actinomyces radicidentis, one genomic interval encodes:
- a CDS encoding response regulator, whose product MPSPTSAENVRVMIVDDHEIVRRGIAEIIDRADGLDVVAEAGSRAEAVRRAELVRPDVVLVDLQLPDGTGIELMRELHDSVPNALPIVLTSFDDDEALAEALDAGARAYLLKTVHGAEISDVVKAVASGRVLLDERTVTRRRADHDDPTADLTNAERKVLELIGDGLSNREIGERLGVAEKTVKNHITSLLAKMGLQRRTQVAAWVAGQRASGWRNG is encoded by the coding sequence ATGCCGAGCCCCACGAGTGCTGAGAACGTCCGCGTCATGATCGTGGACGATCACGAGATCGTCCGCCGCGGGATCGCCGAGATCATCGATCGGGCCGACGGCCTCGACGTCGTCGCCGAGGCGGGCTCCCGCGCCGAGGCCGTCCGCCGCGCCGAGCTCGTGCGCCCGGACGTCGTCCTCGTCGACCTCCAGCTGCCCGACGGCACCGGCATCGAGCTCATGCGCGAGCTCCACGACTCCGTGCCGAACGCCCTGCCGATCGTCCTCACCTCCTTCGACGACGACGAGGCCCTCGCCGAAGCGCTCGACGCGGGTGCCCGCGCCTACCTCCTCAAGACCGTCCACGGCGCTGAGATCTCCGACGTCGTCAAGGCCGTGGCCTCCGGTCGCGTCCTCCTCGACGAGCGCACCGTGACCCGCCGTCGCGCCGACCACGACGACCCCACCGCCGACCTCACCAACGCCGAGCGCAAGGTCCTCGAGCTCATCGGTGACGGCCTGTCCAACCGCGAGATCGGGGAGCGTCTCGGCGTCGCCGAGAAGACCGTCAAGAACCACATCACCTCGCTCCTGGCCAAGATGGGCCTCCAGCGCCGCACCCAGGTCGCCGCCTGGGTCGCCGGGCAGCGCGCCTCCGGCTGGCGCAACGGCTGA
- the mutM gene encoding bifunctional DNA-formamidopyrimidine glycosylase/DNA-(apurinic or apyrimidinic site) lyase yields the protein MPELPEVEAVRAGLARHLTGRRVERVEVLDARPLRRQVGGAQAFAEELTGRTVTAAVRRGKRMWLPLDDGRALSAHLGMSGQLLVRGTAPAEADDVPAAGDAHGADGGASRADAERHLADADAPAVDLTATRAPSLVRDLSQRPRHLRVRLRLSTLAGDPGDAVLLDLVDQRMLGGLHLTDLVPTDDGAPGGEGSPEPLLPADATGLARDLLDTDLDRAAVLARIRSSRRAVKTILMDQGVVSGVGNIYADEGLWAARLHGLRPGAEVGPRVAARLLAETASVMERALAVGGTSFDALYVDADGAPGYFARSLAVYGRAGQPCRRCGALLRREVIAARSHTSCPRCQTRPRLRRR from the coding sequence GTGCCCGAGCTGCCCGAGGTCGAGGCCGTCCGCGCCGGGCTGGCGCGCCATCTCACCGGGAGGCGCGTCGAGCGCGTCGAGGTCCTCGACGCCCGCCCGCTGCGCCGCCAGGTCGGGGGTGCGCAGGCCTTCGCCGAGGAGCTCACCGGACGGACCGTCACGGCCGCCGTCCGTCGCGGCAAGCGCATGTGGCTGCCCCTCGACGACGGGCGGGCCCTCTCCGCCCACCTCGGCATGTCGGGCCAGCTCCTCGTGCGCGGGACCGCGCCCGCGGAGGCGGATGACGTGCCCGCCGCCGGTGACGCTCACGGCGCCGACGGCGGCGCCTCGCGTGCGGACGCCGAGCGGCACCTCGCCGACGCCGACGCCCCCGCCGTCGACCTCACGGCCACCCGCGCCCCGAGCCTCGTGCGCGACCTCTCGCAGCGGCCCCGCCACCTGCGCGTGCGCCTCCGCCTCTCAACCCTGGCGGGCGACCCGGGCGACGCCGTCCTCCTCGACCTCGTCGACCAGCGCATGCTCGGCGGACTCCACCTCACCGACCTCGTCCCCACCGACGACGGCGCACCCGGGGGAGAGGGATCGCCCGAGCCGCTCCTGCCCGCCGACGCCACCGGCCTCGCCCGGGACCTCCTCGACACGGACCTCGACCGCGCCGCCGTCCTCGCCCGGATCCGGTCCTCGCGCCGCGCCGTCAAGACGATCCTCATGGACCAGGGCGTCGTCTCCGGCGTCGGCAACATCTACGCCGACGAGGGCCTGTGGGCCGCGCGCCTCCACGGACTGCGCCCCGGCGCCGAGGTCGGCCCGCGGGTCGCCGCCCGCCTCCTGGCCGAGACCGCCTCCGTCATGGAGCGGGCCCTCGCCGTCGGCGGTACCAGCTTCGACGCCCTCTACGTCGACGCCGACGGAGCCCCGGGCTACTTCGCGCGCTCCCTGGCCGTCTACGGGCGGGCCGGCCAGCCCTGTCGACGCTGTGGCGCCCTACTGCGCCGCGAGGTCATCGCCGCGCGCTCGCACACCTCCTGCCCGCGCTGCCAGACCCGCCCCCGCCTGCGACGACGCTGA
- the rnc gene encoding ribonuclease III — protein MAGSRKQARREAEPARTDTEVLVYRWGEPVEPELLDLALTHRSYAHEHGGLPTNERLEFLGDAVLQIVVTERLYTDNPDLPEGQLAKMRAATVSEPALAEIARDLGLGEFIHLGKGEALSGGRDKDSILSDTVEALIGATYLTHGLEPSRAVVERLVGRFLTAARTRGAGLDWKTSLQELAAAHRLGNPSYEVEGVGPDHQRVFTARAVVDGTVRGEGTGSSKKTAEHDAAEAAYATILAELGDGGLSLPGVNEALRADLTRRA, from the coding sequence ATGGCGGGCAGCCGCAAGCAGGCTCGGCGCGAGGCCGAGCCCGCCCGGACCGACACTGAGGTTCTCGTCTACCGCTGGGGCGAGCCCGTCGAGCCGGAGCTCCTCGACCTCGCCCTCACCCACCGCTCCTACGCGCACGAGCACGGCGGCCTGCCCACCAACGAGCGGCTCGAGTTCCTCGGCGACGCCGTCCTCCAGATCGTCGTCACCGAGCGGCTCTACACGGACAACCCGGACCTGCCGGAGGGGCAGCTCGCCAAGATGCGGGCCGCCACCGTCTCCGAGCCGGCCCTGGCCGAGATCGCCCGCGACCTGGGTCTCGGCGAGTTCATCCACCTCGGCAAGGGCGAGGCCCTCTCCGGCGGCCGGGACAAGGACTCGATCCTCTCCGACACGGTAGAGGCCCTCATCGGCGCCACCTACCTCACTCACGGCCTTGAGCCCTCCCGCGCCGTCGTCGAGCGCCTCGTCGGCCGCTTCCTCACGGCTGCCCGCACCCGCGGCGCCGGCCTCGACTGGAAGACGAGCCTCCAGGAGCTCGCCGCCGCCCACCGTCTCGGCAACCCCTCCTACGAGGTCGAGGGCGTCGGCCCCGACCACCAGCGCGTCTTCACCGCCCGCGCCGTCGTCGACGGGACCGTGCGCGGCGAGGGCACCGGGTCCTCGAAGAAGACCGCCGAGCACGACGCGGCCGAGGCCGCCTACGCCACCATCCTCGCCGAGCTCGGCGACGGCGGCCTGAGCCTCCCCGGTGTCAACGAGGCCCTGCGCGCCGACCTCACCCGCCGGGCCTGA
- a CDS encoding YceD family protein, which produces MPGLVVDITDLPQKAGSFKDVHVETPAPAYLGTDVIGVPEGDPVVLDAQLVSVDEGVLARGRADLHVHGECVRCLRDLDDDRTVSFDEMYFLPEAARAQAAEGDEEADDLFLLGDTTLDLEPALRDALVLDLPFRPLCRPDCRGLCPDCGDRLDDLPDDHHHDHLDPRWNALAGLLQPERSADDGDTGADEAGAEESA; this is translated from the coding sequence ATGCCCGGACTCGTCGTCGACATCACCGACCTCCCTCAGAAGGCCGGCTCCTTCAAGGACGTCCACGTCGAGACGCCCGCCCCGGCCTACCTCGGCACCGACGTCATCGGCGTCCCCGAGGGCGACCCGGTCGTCCTCGACGCCCAGCTCGTCTCCGTCGACGAGGGCGTCCTCGCCCGCGGCCGCGCGGACCTCCACGTCCACGGCGAGTGCGTCCGCTGCCTGCGCGACCTCGACGACGACCGCACCGTCTCCTTCGACGAGATGTACTTCCTCCCCGAGGCCGCGAGGGCCCAGGCCGCCGAGGGCGACGAGGAGGCCGACGACCTCTTCCTCCTCGGCGACACGACGCTCGACCTCGAGCCCGCCCTGCGCGACGCCCTCGTCCTCGACCTGCCCTTCCGACCCCTGTGCCGCCCGGACTGCCGCGGGCTGTGCCCCGACTGCGGCGATCGGCTCGACGACCTCCCGGACGACCACCACCACGACCACCTCGACCCGCGCTGGAACGCCCTCGCCGGCCTCCTCCAGCCCGAGCGCTCCGCCGACGACGGCGACACCGGCGCCGACGAGGCCGGCGCCGAGGAGAGCGCCTGA
- a CDS encoding ATPase, which translates to MTTTPDAGDDLLSILDELDELIATSRSMPMSASAIVNRDEALDLIDRARQAVPDTVHRAEDIVAGADSVVADGRAESDRLIARAQEEADRLVSNEAVVRAAHERADRIVAAAEDKAARLRAGADQYSDRSLEGLEKELAKIAEQVRRGREALAPRLAEAGDAAEEETEAGSGSTASSTARPAQPSPDLQRRFPGWSVDPAGQQD; encoded by the coding sequence GTGACCACCACCCCCGACGCCGGCGACGACCTCCTGTCCATCCTCGACGAGCTCGACGAGCTCATCGCGACCTCCCGCTCCATGCCGATGAGCGCCTCCGCCATCGTCAACCGCGACGAGGCCCTCGACCTCATCGACCGCGCCCGCCAGGCCGTCCCGGACACCGTCCACCGGGCCGAGGACATCGTCGCCGGGGCGGACTCCGTCGTCGCCGACGGCCGCGCCGAGTCCGACCGCCTCATCGCTCGCGCCCAGGAGGAGGCCGACCGCCTCGTCTCCAACGAGGCCGTCGTCCGCGCCGCCCACGAGCGCGCCGACCGCATCGTCGCCGCCGCCGAGGACAAGGCCGCCCGCCTGCGCGCCGGCGCCGACCAGTACTCCGACCGCTCCCTCGAGGGCCTCGAGAAGGAGCTCGCCAAGATCGCCGAGCAGGTCCGCCGCGGCCGTGAGGCCCTCGCACCGCGCCTCGCCGAGGCCGGTGACGCCGCCGAGGAGGAGACCGAGGCCGGCTCCGGCTCCACCGCCTCCTCGACCGCACGCCCGGCCCAGCCCTCGCCCGACCTCCAGCGCCGCTTCCCGGGCTGGTCCGTCGACCCCGCCGGCCAGCAGGACTGA
- the coaD gene encoding pantetheine-phosphate adenylyltransferase has protein sequence MTLAVYPGTFDPITLGHVDVVRRALTVFDEVVLGVAQNAAKSGQHLFPAEQRVALAREALANLPGARVDVVPGLLADYCREAGATAVVKGLRSGTDLDAEVPMALLNRDLGAPETVFLVAAPAHAHVSSSLVKDVARHGGDVSALVPAGVLAALTEALGA, from the coding sequence ATGACGCTCGCCGTGTACCCCGGAACCTTCGACCCGATCACCCTCGGGCACGTCGACGTCGTCCGCCGGGCCCTCACGGTCTTCGACGAGGTCGTCCTCGGCGTCGCCCAGAACGCCGCCAAGTCCGGCCAGCACCTCTTCCCGGCCGAGCAGCGCGTCGCCCTGGCCCGCGAGGCGCTCGCGAACCTGCCCGGCGCCCGCGTCGACGTCGTCCCCGGTCTCCTCGCCGACTACTGCCGTGAGGCTGGCGCCACCGCGGTCGTCAAGGGCCTGCGCTCTGGCACCGACCTCGACGCCGAGGTCCCCATGGCCCTCCTCAACCGCGACCTCGGCGCCCCCGAGACCGTCTTCCTCGTCGCGGCGCCCGCGCACGCCCACGTCTCCTCCTCACTCGTCAAGGACGTCGCCCGCCACGGCGGCGACGTCTCCGCCCTCGTCCCGGCCGGCGTCCTCGCCGCCCTCACCGAGGCCCTCGGCGCCTGA
- a CDS encoding LacI family DNA-binding transcriptional regulator — MPARATLSDVAAAAGVSSQTVSRVLHDHPSVRPETRSRVRAAIEALGYQPNLAARVLASGSSGAVGILLTAGLSHGMSVAFSALARAVREQGSNVVLATADGSDPASVRRALAHLHGYHVDRIVVLAQRTDVLTVLALEHNEKPVVAVISGTHSFTGFSTLSIDQALGARLATEHLIDLGRRRLVHVSGDLSWQDASERLFAYQSTCADHDLPARWIGTEDWSSASGAAVAERLLATGLPDGIFAANDDIALGICRVLLAAGVRVPDDVAVVGFDDIPQAAWMTPSLSTVAQDFDTLGRTALSMSAELASGRDPRALALEPALIVRESTGGASV; from the coding sequence ATGCCCGCTCGTGCCACCCTCAGCGATGTTGCGGCCGCCGCGGGAGTGTCGTCCCAGACCGTCTCCCGTGTGCTCCACGACCACCCGTCGGTTCGTCCTGAGACTCGGAGCCGCGTCCGGGCTGCCATCGAGGCTCTCGGCTATCAGCCCAACCTCGCCGCGCGCGTCCTCGCGTCCGGCTCCTCGGGCGCGGTCGGGATCCTCCTGACCGCTGGTCTGTCCCACGGCATGTCCGTCGCGTTCTCCGCCCTTGCCCGTGCAGTGCGAGAGCAGGGGAGCAATGTCGTCCTCGCAACGGCTGACGGGAGCGATCCCGCCTCAGTCCGACGTGCACTCGCCCACCTCCACGGTTACCACGTCGACCGCATCGTGGTCCTGGCACAGCGCACCGACGTCCTCACGGTGCTCGCACTCGAGCACAACGAGAAGCCCGTCGTCGCGGTCATCTCCGGCACACACTCGTTCACGGGCTTCTCGACGCTGTCCATCGACCAGGCCCTCGGCGCTCGGCTGGCGACGGAGCACCTCATCGACCTCGGTCGAAGGCGGCTCGTCCACGTCTCGGGCGACCTAAGCTGGCAGGACGCCTCCGAGCGGCTGTTCGCCTACCAGAGCACCTGCGCTGACCACGACCTGCCGGCGCGGTGGATCGGTACCGAGGACTGGTCTTCCGCGTCCGGGGCGGCCGTGGCCGAGCGGCTGCTGGCCACCGGGCTGCCCGACGGGATCTTCGCCGCCAACGACGACATCGCCCTGGGCATCTGCCGGGTGCTCCTGGCCGCAGGAGTGCGGGTCCCGGACGACGTCGCGGTCGTCGGCTTCGACGACATCCCTCAGGCCGCGTGGATGACCCCGTCACTCTCGACTGTCGCCCAAGACTTCGATACTCTCGGCAGGACCGCCCTGTCCATGTCCGCTGAGCTCGCGTCTGGGCGGGATCCCCGCGCGTTGGCACTCGAGCCCGCCCTCATCGTCCGCGAGTCGACCGGCGGCGCCAGCGTCTGA
- the fucP gene encoding L-fucose:H+ symporter permease has protein sequence MLVPFILLVSCFAAWGMSTDMTAPLVKVFRSVFSMSNVQSSLVQSAYYGAYFTLAIPAAFINSRLGYKGGVVIGLTLAATGGLLFIPAAHLMTYSMFLVALFTLAAGLSIVETSANPFVMAMGPELNATRRLNFAQAFNPIGSNLGVLIATLFILPHVNPASASERAAMSQQDLLATRSHELQAVMGPFVALACLYLGLALAISRVRISPERRASGTVAVAGGSGRLSRLLTNRRYSFGVVAQFFNVAAQTCIWTYTLHYVTSVLGLSDKTAGYWLQASLLVFLVSRFIMVGLMGRIDARKLMVTMCCVGVALVAFAIVSRNLAGAIAIVLLSACISLLFPTIYGEALKGLGDDTKFGAAGLVMAIIGGAIVPLVQGWVIDWSSPAFSYIVVGVCFAIVAGYGVFTLRHSVPADDDTVDEIMEGAV, from the coding sequence ATGCTGGTGCCCTTCATCCTCCTCGTGTCGTGCTTCGCGGCCTGGGGAATGTCAACAGACATGACGGCGCCTCTCGTCAAGGTCTTCCGGTCAGTCTTCTCGATGTCCAACGTCCAGTCCTCCCTCGTGCAGTCCGCCTACTACGGTGCGTACTTCACGCTGGCGATTCCGGCGGCCTTCATCAACAGCCGCCTGGGCTACAAGGGCGGTGTCGTGATTGGACTGACGCTCGCCGCTACAGGCGGTCTGCTCTTCATCCCGGCCGCTCACCTCATGACGTACTCGATGTTCCTGGTAGCGCTGTTCACTCTCGCCGCCGGCCTGTCGATCGTCGAGACGAGCGCCAACCCCTTCGTCATGGCAATGGGACCCGAGCTCAACGCGACGCGGCGCCTCAACTTCGCTCAGGCCTTCAACCCCATCGGTTCCAACCTGGGCGTCCTCATCGCGACCCTGTTCATCCTCCCGCACGTCAACCCGGCGTCGGCGAGCGAGCGGGCGGCCATGAGCCAGCAGGATCTCCTTGCCACCAGGAGCCACGAGCTCCAGGCCGTCATGGGACCCTTCGTCGCCCTGGCATGCCTCTACCTCGGGTTGGCTCTGGCCATCTCCCGGGTCCGGATATCCCCGGAGCGTCGCGCCTCCGGCACGGTGGCCGTCGCAGGCGGTTCGGGTCGCCTCAGCCGCCTCCTGACGAACAGGCGCTACAGCTTCGGCGTCGTCGCCCAGTTCTTCAACGTGGCCGCGCAGACCTGCATCTGGACGTACACGCTCCACTACGTCACCTCCGTCCTGGGACTGTCCGACAAGACCGCCGGCTACTGGCTCCAGGCGAGCCTGCTTGTCTTCCTGGTCTCGCGCTTCATCATGGTGGGGCTCATGGGGCGTATCGACGCGCGCAAGCTCATGGTCACCATGTGCTGCGTCGGCGTGGCACTGGTCGCGTTCGCCATAGTCTCCCGCAACCTGGCGGGTGCGATCGCGATCGTGCTCCTGTCGGCGTGCATCTCGCTGCTGTTCCCGACCATCTACGGAGAGGCTCTCAAGGGGCTCGGCGACGACACGAAGTTCGGGGCGGCAGGACTGGTCATGGCGATCATCGGCGGTGCGATCGTCCCGCTGGTCCAGGGCTGGGTCATCGACTGGTCCTCCCCGGCGTTCTCCTACATCGTGGTGGGAGTCTGCTTCGCCATCGTCGCCGGCTACGGCGTGTTCACGCTGCGTCACTCCGTCCCCGCGGACGACGACACGGTCGACGAGATCATGGAAGGGGCTGTCTGA
- a CDS encoding RbsD/FucU family protein, with product MLRNIPKNLSPELVKILMEMGHGDEILLADANFPGHHLHPTTVRADGLGIPDLLRSILTLMPLDRYSDYQVALMETVGDDPRPEVWDVYESIWNEAEKEAGPVTVRTIERMAFYKHTPSVSAVVVTGETALYGNLILKKGVL from the coding sequence ATGCTCCGCAACATCCCGAAGAACCTCTCGCCCGAGCTCGTCAAGATTCTCATGGAGATGGGGCACGGCGACGAGATCCTCCTTGCTGACGCCAACTTCCCGGGCCACCACCTGCACCCCACGACGGTGCGCGCGGACGGGCTGGGCATCCCGGACCTCCTGCGCTCGATCCTGACTCTCATGCCCCTGGACCGCTACAGCGACTACCAGGTGGCCCTCATGGAGACCGTTGGCGACGACCCCCGTCCCGAGGTCTGGGACGTCTACGAGTCGATCTGGAACGAGGCGGAGAAGGAGGCCGGCCCCGTCACGGTGCGCACGATCGAGCGCATGGCGTTCTACAAGCACACGCCCTCTGTCAGCGCCGTCGTGGTCACTGGTGAGACCGCCCTGTACGGCAACCTGATCCTCAAGAAGGGTGTCCTGTGA
- a CDS encoding rhamnulokinase, whose translation MRHTDGRPVQAGEHDALALDLGSSSVRAVLGTLRDGVVTTEEIFRLGHEVTTQQDHLVWDFERIMQGVRRSLEIAEERLGHAPESVGVDTWGVDYGLLAPSGSLLRVPRAYRDARMSRVSAGLEQRLGREAAWEATGVQPQEINTSYQLFADLGEEPRLREQVGLVLLLPDLVAYLLGAAPAVGRAIASTTGLATPGASAWSGTVLDALEVPRTWLPGLVDDGTVAGRTPGGTAIVRPAGHDTACAVHALGLAPRDVRLFISSGSWSLIGATVPEPVMSAAARDNGLTNEVRTDGGIRLLRNLTGFWLLQECQRAWEEPDTGRLMEEASCAPSLGVVVNPDDPAFVRPGGMPARLATWCEEQYGVRPEGRGQTVRLIIESLACAHAAYAEQLERVVGDALDPDSPIHLMGGGARNDMLAAMTASACGRPVVVGPVEASALGNILAQLEATGAISSIERGDVVRASTDQRVVEPGSSAPFDSMRERLLAVTAG comes from the coding sequence ATGAGGCACACCGACGGCCGCCCGGTGCAGGCCGGCGAGCACGACGCGCTCGCGCTCGACCTGGGATCCTCCTCCGTGCGAGCGGTCCTGGGGACCCTGCGCGACGGCGTCGTGACCACCGAGGAGATCTTCCGCCTCGGCCACGAGGTGACGACGCAGCAGGACCACCTCGTGTGGGACTTCGAGCGGATCATGCAAGGCGTCCGTCGGAGCCTCGAGATCGCCGAAGAACGCCTCGGCCACGCGCCCGAGAGCGTCGGCGTCGACACATGGGGCGTGGACTACGGCCTGCTGGCCCCGTCTGGCTCCCTGCTCAGAGTGCCGCGCGCCTACCGCGACGCGCGCATGAGCCGCGTCTCTGCCGGCCTCGAGCAGAGGCTCGGCCGTGAGGCGGCCTGGGAGGCCACCGGCGTCCAGCCGCAGGAGATCAACACGTCCTACCAGCTGTTCGCCGACCTCGGTGAGGAACCCCGCCTGCGTGAGCAGGTCGGGCTCGTCCTCCTGCTGCCCGATCTCGTCGCGTACCTCCTGGGTGCGGCACCGGCCGTCGGCCGTGCGATCGCCTCGACGACGGGCCTCGCCACACCGGGTGCGAGCGCGTGGTCGGGAACGGTCCTCGACGCGCTCGAGGTGCCACGCACGTGGCTGCCGGGGCTCGTCGACGACGGCACCGTCGCCGGCCGGACCCCAGGAGGCACCGCGATCGTCCGGCCGGCGGGTCACGACACCGCCTGCGCCGTCCACGCCCTCGGTCTGGCGCCGCGGGACGTCCGCCTGTTCATCTCGAGTGGGTCGTGGAGTCTCATCGGCGCCACGGTCCCAGAACCCGTCATGAGTGCCGCCGCCCGCGACAACGGACTCACCAACGAGGTCCGCACCGACGGAGGCATTCGCCTGCTGCGCAACCTCACGGGCTTCTGGCTCCTCCAGGAGTGCCAGCGGGCCTGGGAGGAGCCAGACACGGGCCGCCTCATGGAGGAGGCGTCGTGCGCCCCATCCCTGGGCGTCGTCGTCAACCCGGACGACCCCGCCTTCGTGCGGCCCGGAGGGATGCCCGCCAGGCTCGCCACCTGGTGTGAGGAGCAATACGGCGTGCGGCCCGAGGGGCGCGGCCAGACCGTCCGCCTCATCATCGAGTCGCTCGCCTGCGCGCACGCCGCCTACGCCGAGCAGCTCGAGCGGGTCGTCGGCGACGCGCTCGATCCCGACTCGCCCATCCACCTGATGGGAGGAGGCGCGCGCAACGACATGCTGGCCGCTATGACGGCCTCCGCCTGCGGGCGCCCCGTCGTGGTCGGCCCCGTCGAGGCCAGCGCCCTAGGCAACATCCTCGCCCAGCTCGAGGCGACCGGTGCTATCTCGAGCATCGAGCGCGGCGACGTCGTGCGCGCCAGCACCGACCAGCGCGTCGTCGAGCCCGGCTCGTCGGCCCCGTTCGACTCCATGCGGGAGCGCCTGCTCGCCGTCACCGCGGGCTGA